In Lycium ferocissimum isolate CSIRO_LF1 chromosome 3, AGI_CSIRO_Lferr_CH_V1, whole genome shotgun sequence, the genomic window AACGTCATTCTAATTGGTATACGCATGtgataattaatttttatatatttaagaaaatcatatatatatttactagaAGTTAAACTTGGATGAAACACATTTCTCATTAGCATATCGTCTACCTACGAAATACAGtaataaaacaaagaaagaatgTTTATGTGTATGAGCATAACTTTAGTACATAAATCTCTCTTAATGTACTTGTTATTAAATATCAGTttttaagtattttgatatatttattcattAGATAATCTTTTAATGTCAAAAACAAATACATAAAGTAGGgcatgcataaaaataaaaaagaatatgtattaggaaaaatgcatatatatgaaaagaaaattaaatctGGATTAAAGCATCATTTTTTTAGTTATACAGTAATAGAGTCCTCGGGCAGTAAATATATGTAAGTGATCTAGCCTACTAtttttatgtaaatattttcgtaattaatattaaaaaatttgaagCTTACTTGCATTATGCTCAACAAACTTCTTAAAGGCAAATAGTGACAAGTTTTTTTTATTAGAGAattataatcaatgcacattaaGACGCATCCCTTGAAATATATTATGATTCTCGAGAATTATTTTTCAATCAATAAACATAGCATAAGTGATTGGATCTAATGAATATGATATCGTAAGCGGAGTCTTGAAATGTCTATTGAAGTGTCGAATAAAAACTCTTTTGTTCAGAAAAGAGTGGAATACTTTGATTTATCTTAAATTTGTTCACCTTTACTTTTATTATATCTTCTTGTTCAATAGAGGAACCGctaatatttttcttctttatctaTAATTTCACCACCACGTATTGAAAAACAGAGTGATGGGTGAGCATTTCTAATTCAACCCGTATTTTGGCTGATGGAGCATATTAGTGCTACTTTTTTTAATTCTCTTCTTCTTACATTGAACATCTCTTTGTATGATGTTCCCTAATCCTCCGCATCCCTGCAATCCAATATCGAAATTTTTAGAATGAACTTCCCATCTGTAAGAAACTAATTGTGTTAGCATTAGTTGGATGTTGTGTTGGATAGACTTAAAAACGTGAAGGGGCAAAATAAGTGCAAGTTTGtaaattttctcataaaataccACACCCCATGATCCAACTATCGTATTCATTGTtatatatcaaaaaataaatattatatataatttgtGTCTTGAATCTGGACTAAAAATTCACGGTGGTTATCGTTAAAAGAGCAATTCGGAGATAGAATGCTAGGATTTTTGTCCCCCTATTCAACATCTTTCTTTTTAGCaaaatttcaccaaaaacaAAGAACGAAAAAACTCTCTTCATTTACCTTACTCTCTGTCCACACCAGTCAAATCCGCAGTTTTCTTCCTCCAATCTCTCTTGCAAAAATCTCATTCTTCtgcaaaattacaaaataaaaaacactTTCTTTTCCTTGATTAGCTTCTTTTAACATTTCTATAAATCCAaaccaaagaattaaaaaagaaaatactgTAGTAGCACCACACATGCACACCAAAGGCAAttcaaaaaacccaaaaatcacACTCAAAGACGGAAGACGGAGAAAtgttcaaaataaaataaaaacataaattcataattaatacaCAACTAAAGAGCAAGAATCTACATATAGAAATCTCAGGAATGGCAAATAAAATGGCAGCGTAAAGGTTATTGCAAACAATCTAGGTAATAACCTTTGGAAGTTATACAGATCTCCAATGTAAATTCCAAACGTTGGTTGGTTGCTtatgttcatttttttgtgcggattgcccttcaaaagcactggtctttaatttttgccctgggttcgaacccctgctcaataaagaaataaaaaaaaaatttacaaggCATAAGTTAGGATTGCAAGACAGAGTTTTACATGTCTTCGGCAAAATTTTGAATGCAAACTCTACTTGCAGACATACAAAACTCTACCTGTAGGCAGAGGTTGCAAAACTCTACCTACAAGCATACAAAACTCTACCtgcaggtagagtttgaaactctgcctaaggtagagttttgcatgcaaaactttgtctgaggcctaactttgctatgcctcaggcagaattttgaacGCAAACTCGCAACTTGCAGGCTGCAGGCAGAGTTTCAGAGTTTTGCAAACTCAACCTGCAGCCATACAATACTCTACCTGCAGGCAGAGTTTGCAAAACTcggccttgcgattttttttttaactgagccgGAATTCGAActccaaacctcatggtattaagcgaagggcaaatattaaagactaATAAGttaatggacaaaaattaaagaccaccccaaaaggaCATTCCTGCAAATTGCCAGCTTATGTTTCCACATACTTTTGGGCTTTTAAGTACCAGTGATGTGACTTTGGGGATTAGTAACGGTTATTACGTGTTATAGTGGTGCATTATGTAGAAAATCAATGAGGTGTTTTTTGAGttaaaatatcatataaattaaaataaaagagataaaatgcaaaaaaatgagaaaaaagataaataagaaaGTTGGCCATAGAGAAGTGTCACATTACTTtgtctatgcctaactttatattatatatagatatagatagatatCTTGttaattttcaaatgacatgCAAATCATGACAAATTAGTGTAATTTCATGCTATTTAATAGTCTTTATTATCAATGTTTGCCGATGAGTTATCGTAACTCATCCTTTTCCGGATGAGTTACTGTAACTCATCCTTTTCCCAAAGATAGGATGTGTGGGGTGGAAGTCAAGTTTTTGGACTTACCTTGGCTTCCGTATTTTCCGCCATTGGTTCAGAGGCCATATCTGACACAGCAGCTGGGCCTAGTCGTGACCAACTTCCCATAACTGGTGGGGTACTTAAATAAAACTTGGGCGCTCCCATCACAGGCGGATTCAGAATTTTGACGAAGAGGCCCACCAATGACCACTGCCTTAATATAAATATGTCACTTATTATTTGAAAGTTTGGCGTGCAACTCTTTGAAAACTTAATAATTATGCTAAGTTATTCAAAGTAGTAGTATAAAAGTATAAACttcaaaattgaaaaaacaaaaataggtTTAGAactaaaacaaaacaaactcaacaaaaaatagaaataaaggtGTTAAAGCAAGACTAGAACCCAGGTGTCTTATATAAGGGGCACAACAACCAAATGCACCAAAGCAATGAATATCTCTCAGAGGTCCTTTTAAATACATATTCATTCTTTAAggtatatacattatatatgtaCAGGACATTCCCGAGATTAGGGGGGACACGTGACCCCCCTCCTAATAGGAGTATGGTCCGCTTCAGCTCTCACCCAACCAATGGCTTTTGGGGTGTGAGTTAAATGCAATGTGCTTTTTTCTAGCCATTAAGTTTTAagattgttatatttttcaccACGTTTGGGTCCCCAGTTGTTGTTCCGCTCCATAGCTTGATGATCGTTGGTTTGCTCTTTTGTAGGAGATGgtctccttcttttggggtaggTGACTGTTCGCCACTGCCCCTCGCCATCAATTTTAGTTTTGTCTGGTTTATGCGTATCCACTGTTTGGGCATTTGTTTGGTTTTCCACAGGGGGGTAATTTGGTAAGTGCACGTCCCTCTGGTATAGCCTAACCTTCCACAAATTTTACAAAGTATATCTTCACCCTCATAGGTTAAAGTTTGTTTGACCTATGGTTATGGTTGTTCTGCCTGGAGTGTTTAGTGGTTATGGGGGGTAGCAGCAGTGCAGGTGTCGATTTTCAACAGTTGCCCTATTTTCCTGCCTACCATTTGTAGGATTTCGCGGTCGTAGAGTTCAGTGGATAACTCTAGTAATCTCACCcatattgttgttgtcatgatATTAGCACTTGAAGCTGCGAAATTAGGTTCCCATTTGAATAGAAAGAAAATGGCTATTGATGAACCAAGGTCCCTCAGGTAGGGCCTTATGCTTGTTTTCCTCATTAAATTTGACTAGGCAGAGATTATAGCCTAAGTCAAGTAGGGTTGGACTCTCAGTAGGTTTACATAGGTCTATGATTTTGGTCTTTAGGTAGAGTGTGGTGTTCTTTGCCCAACAGTTTGATAATAAAAGAGAAACACCATGACTGGTAAAGACGTTTATCTTGGTCAGTTAGAGATATTGCATCAAAGCATTCCTCTAGACATTTGTCACTTTCTACCTTACTAGTTCCAGTGTAGTAAGTGCTTACATAACCCTGACTTTTGGTTAGAATTTGGCTGAAGGAGGGCTCGTTGTTGATAGCCGTCTCATTTCCATCTAGAGGATCAGGAGGTGGGGGGAAGGATGTTTTCTTAACAGGTTGAACTGGTGAGGCCATAGCTTAGGGTTGCACAAAGTGGTACATAGGGATTAGAAAGTGTTCTCTCACTAAATATCTCAGACATCCTTCTTTCATTTACACAATTGGCAGGAAAAAAATTATACGTTGATATAAACATTTCCAACAAAGCTTAAATGAAATGAAGACCCCAGAAATACAATTTATCCACGACAAAGGACCCCCCAAAAATTCTATCCATATACTCGATGATTCTTCTCCACCATGGCTGCTGAATTGGCCATAAACGACCATGCAAATCAGCGGATTTTGAAAAGAAACTCTTACCTTCCACAACTGAATTTATTCCGAAAAACGAAAACCTTGGCCCAAAAAACCATAATAGCTATAAGCCGTCAATCATCAACCAAAAATAAGTACTATGAAATCCtagtaaatttcaaattttgaccCTCTTTATTCCCAACAATCATATACCACCACCAACACTTCCCTCACATATGCATTTCTCTGTGTATGTTCATGAATATCTGTGTAGATTCCTCCCATTCACTATTCAAATACCCACCACTTAATGGTGAAACTAGTGGTGTCCTATGCAAATGCTTCCCGTTGCTGTATTGGTAGCTCCAAATCAGGTTCAAATGATGTCAGGGGAGAAAAATACTCATCTACCATGTCatttgtcacatgttccaagcTTGGAGGATCCCACTGCATGTTTTACCAACAGTTTAGGTAATTCTAACACTGACCATTAGCATTTTCTAAGAACTGAACTATGAATAGTTGAAACAAATCTCCAGAAAATGGTATCAGACATACAACTTGCTCCACAAGAATATATTATTCACTTTCGACTATTTGTGACTATAATAAAAGATTCCAGTTATGCATCACCCACTACTTAATACTACCATCACATGCCACTAACCTTTATCTTTAATCAATGATTTCGAGAAAATGATTCTCCACATAATTTGTTTCTATGAACATACATCATACCAACTGAAGTGCCAAAAAAGATGGTTTACCTTGGGGGAAAGATCTTTATCCAACATCCGTGCTCGAACCCCCTGTAAGAAGACATAGATGCAGTTATAGTTGGAAAGAGTCACAGCTTCTACTGATTGAACCAGATTCAAGAAACATGCTGTACCTCACAGTAGTCACGAGTAATATGTCCAAAGAATGCTTGTAGTGTCATCCGATATTCACGAATAATGCACTGGTCAAGAGTTTGAAATCTACCTTCACGTATCTGGTCAAAAAGAAAGCACACTATGTGGAGTGTCATCCTACAATagaaggaggggggggggggaatgttgcagaattagaTGTTCGAAAGTAACTTACTGATCGCAAGGAAACCTTCAAGCTCAATGGCGAGACCTCTCTTAGTCTCTTCAGTGTTGAAATGCACCAGGCATCTGCTGTTTTGGCTGCCTCACTTTCCTAAAATTCTTTAGGAATTAATGATCAGAGGTctgctaaaaaaaaatttagagaaaAGTGAAGAAATTTACACCGTGCGTGTACTGCCAGGAAATAGAACTACTGTCCTGCAGAGACTATTTTGAATAGTTGTGCTAGCTTGGACGGCTGTGGTATTAAATCCAAAAATACCTATGAATTGTATGTATATGCTTAGTTGTCCAGACAAAGGTGAGATGTAGATATCTATTATGTACACTGACAGAGCCTCCGTTTTTGGAATTCTGCTAGTTAAGTTCTCATCctttaaaattttgtttgatTGAACATAAAAATGATGATATTATTGATCAGAAACAGTTTCATATCTTTTCAAGAGCAAGCATTGCACAATAGGATGACATTTTTTTACAGAAACAAAATGTAAAGGTTACATGCTTACCAGAGAATCAATGATTTCCTCCACCGTCTCATGGCTGAAACATCTATCAAGTGTTTCAATCCTACACAAGACAGATACGACGAATTAATAAAAACATCAGTCATAGGCTGGTATTCAGCAGAAACCACACAGAAGGACAACAGGTATATAAACAAAATGTTCTGAAAACTAAAGGAAAACCACAATTATGGGTGAAAGCATTGAAGCTTAATCCAAAACCATCAGCCTGTAGAATTCATACTACGCAAATAGCATAATTTTTACGAATCGGGACTTAAGGCAAGCAAGGTGTTAAGTTGGACAGCAGGTGAACCTGGGTGATGGAGCACTTCAATTGCCATAGATGCAGAAGAATGATAACATAGAGAGCTCAAGTCGCTCTGAAGAGTTCTAAAGAAGTAATTAGTAATccaaaacaatttaattttgaacAGTATTTCTTTTGTAAAGATTGCATAGGGCAGACTCTCCAATAAGCATGTTTACGTATAACTAAAAATATGCAGCCATACGTAGTGAATCCCACATATTGAAATCTTATTGAAATTTATTATAAAAAGAAGCTAAAATTATATCTAGAAGGCAGAGAACAACTCAAAATAGGTTAGTGCACAAAGCATTAAGAGAACTAGAAGCATGAAAAGTTCAGGGTCCATTGACTGGTGCAAGTTAAATGGTTTCTACAACAAGAGGGAGGACGGGATCGATTTTCTAAAGAAGGTTTACAAAACCCAGCCCTCTCCCCAGCATGGAAGCTCAAACGGTATGGATCTCTAATTTGAAAGTGCTGCACAAGATAAGCACTACCTCTGAAGTACACTCATTTGATCTGGATGGACAACATCTCCAAATTTCGCAAGGGAACTTCCAATGACAGAAGGGTCGTCCGTCATAAGCTTTCCGAGTTGTTCCTCGATTAAGGGAAGCCTCTGAGAGGATTGGAAAGGAGAAAGGCGATATTCTCAGAGACAGCTATCAGGTAATCTTAATAATTTTACAGAAACTAGagaacttaagattcaattgaAAGAACTGACTTCGGTGAGAGAGTAGTGTGTAGCAAGACCACAGGACATCATTTCCAATCCACTGAGCTTGTCTCCTGTTAGGGCCAGGTACTCTCCTGCAAATGCAGTACATAATCAGCTCCTTAGCAACTACTATTACCCGTTGCGACAAATCCTGAAAGAGGGGGAGCCACGTACACACAGCAATACGATGACATTGCATAGTATcatgtatatgaattgcttaggagccatttggacatgatttgaaatcatgagatgaaatcatgtttggacatgcaatttggatttcttaagttgtattttttcttatagacataaaaaccccacaagttgtgaaaactatcaaaactttcccaattcttatataatcttaccaaatgagtaagtcatagttcataacaaaattaataagctactagaaggcctttctcaaaaaatacaacatcaattgatcaaatgttagttcaataaaaaggaacacatgaatagtaatgtaactactctttaatataatcctcccataTGGTACAAAGTTAATGAGGTTagtaaatggttggtgggagtaattgttaaaaatatctaccaacttatgggtcttttttaacaaaatataaacttatgggtcaagttttacatttaaaaattttgaaatcatgatttgaaatcccaaatcatgcctttttggatgatttgggatttcatctcatgagatgaaatcgcatgtccaaacgctcaCGTCTATTTAGTATAGAAATAGTACTCATTATGCTATGGAGTATGTATCTCAATACGTTAAGCAGCGTTAGTAAATCTAAAGAAGAATTGCTAGCTGCAGTTCATTGTTTTAgaattcctttccttctttttctttaaaagagcCACCAACCGAAAGAGTTTCCTGCGTCAAGAGACTGGGGGATAAcagataacaaaaaaaaaaaaaattggagggaaataATAAATTCATGGACATCTCACACAAAGGTGGAGCAGTTACGTGAGATAACAAGAGACATCTTAAAACCTGAATGATAGACCACTTAAAGAAACCCAATCGCATCCAAGCTCTCCTCGCTTCCTTTTCCCATCTTCTATCCAGATGACCACCACCGCACCCCCTTCCATTAcatcctcctcctcctcttctttgTTCCAATGAGCATAGCATCACTAGAATGCCATCCTCTTCAACTTTCACTCCTTTCAACGTCAGCAACCCAGTTTTTACTTCACTCCAATATTTTCAACATTTCGTGTCCAAAAATGTGACTCAGATGAGGACACAAGTACACAGAAATGTCGAGGGACCAACCTTTTTTCTTTAAAGAGATGGACATAAGAATCAATAATGTTGGGAACATGTCCGGAACATGTGACTTAGGCATATGTAAGACAAGTCTGACAGCTTTCTCTACATGCTTGTGGTTAGCAGGGAAAGGCTTCATCAGAACAACTGACAACAACATGAAACCATGCAGTTCCCTGATTTAGGGTAATCACACCTCTCCTACAGAAAACTCCAATGAGGATTTGACACTGTGTGGTGTATTTTGCTACTTAGATCACCAGAAAATGTCCAAAGAAGATGGTTTTTTAGCATTAGCTTTTCAGTCTGGGAACTGAGTTGATTCCTGATAACTAGCTGCTAACAAATTTAACACTATTTGAATCCACATAACATCAAAAATATGACTGCTCTTGCCCACTAAATTGGAATTTGCCACAGCATTACCTAAATAACCAGGTAGGTGTGAGAGGTAAAAGGATGCACCAGCATCTGGATGGAAACCAATCAACGTTTCAGGATTGGCAAAAACCTGCAGTTATCAAAGCACTATTTTAATTAACCAGAAGCCCATAAAGGAAGCTATATAAGGATCCTCTCTACATGCTTTTCGCAAGGATTAAGTCAATACATTCACTTTAACTATCACCTATCCAACAGTCCAAATTTAGTAGACCTCTTTTGACTTGTGGATCAAGCAAATATCAtgtttatgcaaaattct contains:
- the LOC132050062 gene encoding 3-hydroxyisobutyryl-CoA hydrolase-like protein 1, mitochondrial isoform X2, which encodes MGGGAAISIPGTFRVATEKTVFANPETLIGFHPDAGASFYLSHLPGYLGEYLALTGDKLSGLEMMSCGLATHYSLTERLPLIEEQLGKLMTDDPSVIGSSLAKFGDVVHPDQMSVLQRIETLDRCFSHETVEEIIDSLESEAAKTADAWCISTLKRLREVSPLSLKVSLRSIREGRFQTLDQCIIREYRMTLQAFFGHITRDYCEGVRARMLDKDLSPKWDPPSLEHVTNDMVDEYFSPLTSFEPDLELPIQQREAFA
- the LOC132050062 gene encoding 3-hydroxyisobutyryl-CoA hydrolase-like protein 1, mitochondrial isoform X1; this encodes MIKKGNIDECKELYQKIYSLAYVIGAYLKPQVALLNGITMGGGAAISIPGTFRVATEKTVFANPETLIGFHPDAGASFYLSHLPGYLGEYLALTGDKLSGLEMMSCGLATHYSLTERLPLIEEQLGKLMTDDPSVIGSSLAKFGDVVHPDQMSVLQRIETLDRCFSHETVEEIIDSLESEAAKTADAWCISTLKRLREVSPLSLKVSLRSIREGRFQTLDQCIIREYRMTLQAFFGHITRDYCEGVRARMLDKDLSPKWDPPSLEHVTNDMVDEYFSPLTSFEPDLELPIQQREAFA